Proteins from one Juglans microcarpa x Juglans regia isolate MS1-56 chromosome 1S, Jm3101_v1.0, whole genome shotgun sequence genomic window:
- the LOC121247092 gene encoding transcription factor bHLH104-like isoform X2 produces the protein MDASLGDGSSWDFLDYSFIDDNPSPEFCLPNHGARNDSCSRPVSKACRERLRREKLNYRFIDLSSVLDPERTVKMDKHAILDDAIRILNQLRSESQELKATNEKLLEEIKNLKAEKNELREEKLTLKADKERMEQQLKAMAIPPAGFMPGHPAAYHSGPNKMAVWPSYGLVPMWQYLPPAARDTSHDHELRPPAA, from the exons ATGGATGCGTCGTTAGGGGACGGCAGCTCCTGGGATTTTCTTGATTATAGCTTCATTGACGACAACCCTTCCCCCGAATTCTGTTTGCCCAATCACGG GGCGCGCAATGATTCATGCAGCAGGCCAGTATCTAAAGCTTGTCGTGAGAGACTGCGAAGGGAAAAATTGAATTACAG ATTTATAGACTTGAGTTCTGTTTTGGATCCTGAGAGAACGGTCAAAATGGACAAGCATGCCATACTTGATGATGCAATCAGAATTTTGAACCAACTCAGATCTGAATCTCAAGAACTTAAAGCAACAAATGAAAAACTActggaagaaataaaaaatttgaag GCAGAGAAGAATGAACTACGTGAAGAGAAGCTTACGCTGAAAGCAGACAAGGAAAGGATGGAGCAGCAATTGAAAGCTATGGCTATTCCGCCTGCTGGGTTTATGCCAGGCCATCCAGCTGCATATCATTCTGGGCCAAACAAGATGGCGGTTTGGCCCAGCTATGGTTTAGTTCCAATGTGGCAATACTTGCCTCCAGCTGCCCGTGATACATCTCATGATCATGAGCTCAGGCCACCTGCTGCGTAG
- the LOC121247092 gene encoding transcription factor bHLH104-like isoform X1 yields the protein MDASLGDGSSWDFLDYSFIDDNPSPEFCLPNHGASVDIDLSSGPQRDCPERGCSRKRARNDSCSRPVSKACRERLRREKLNYRFIDLSSVLDPERTVKMDKHAILDDAIRILNQLRSESQELKATNEKLLEEIKNLKAEKNELREEKLTLKADKERMEQQLKAMAIPPAGFMPGHPAAYHSGPNKMAVWPSYGLVPMWQYLPPAARDTSHDHELRPPAA from the exons ATGGATGCGTCGTTAGGGGACGGCAGCTCCTGGGATTTTCTTGATTATAGCTTCATTGACGACAACCCTTCCCCCGAATTCTGTTTGCCCAATCACGG TGCTAGCGTGGACATTGATTTATCGTCCGGGCCACAGAGAGACTGCCCGGAAAGAGGGTGTTCACGGAAGAG GGCGCGCAATGATTCATGCAGCAGGCCAGTATCTAAAGCTTGTCGTGAGAGACTGCGAAGGGAAAAATTGAATTACAG ATTTATAGACTTGAGTTCTGTTTTGGATCCTGAGAGAACGGTCAAAATGGACAAGCATGCCATACTTGATGATGCAATCAGAATTTTGAACCAACTCAGATCTGAATCTCAAGAACTTAAAGCAACAAATGAAAAACTActggaagaaataaaaaatttgaag GCAGAGAAGAATGAACTACGTGAAGAGAAGCTTACGCTGAAAGCAGACAAGGAAAGGATGGAGCAGCAATTGAAAGCTATGGCTATTCCGCCTGCTGGGTTTATGCCAGGCCATCCAGCTGCATATCATTCTGGGCCAAACAAGATGGCGGTTTGGCCCAGCTATGGTTTAGTTCCAATGTGGCAATACTTGCCTCCAGCTGCCCGTGATACATCTCATGATCATGAGCTCAGGCCACCTGCTGCGTAG
- the LOC121247430 gene encoding WAT1-related protein At1g43650-like: protein MAPASGCSLGSICRKFKPHLLMVMAQMGYTILYFITLASFNHGMNPHVYITYRQIVAATAMFPFAYFLERKVRPKLTFALLLEIFFLSLLGEGLTLNMYFASLSYTSPTFLASMVNTIASLTFVIAVVLGLEVLDLRNPRGMAKVLGTLISLAGAMTMTLYKGPVMRNVWRPPIHIQGNTATRENWLKGSLLTLASCLTWSIWYIMQAFTLKRYPAQLSLTAWMSFFGGAQSAVFTVIIEHKRAAWTVGFNIDLWSIIYGGVVVSGLIIFVQLWCMEERGPVFVTMFNPLSTILVAIVGYLVLGERLYMGCILGAFIAIIGLYMLLWGKDGDQEVHRDSQEQTYSTSNEQKENKTLIITSARKEASQCEP, encoded by the exons ATGGCACCAGCAAGTGGCTGTTCCCTTGGGAGCATTTGCAGGAAATTCAAGCCACACCTCCTCATGGTTATGGCTCAGATGGGCTATACTATTTTGTACTTTATCACACTAGCTTCCTTCAATCATGGAATGAATCCCCATGTCTATATTACTTACAGACAGATTGTTGCTGCTACTGCGATGTTCCCTTTTGCCTATTTTCTTGAGAG AAAAGTGAGGCCAAAGCTGACATTCGCTCTTCTACtggaaatttttttcctttctctccttGG GGAGGGTTTGACTCTGAACATGTACTTTGCAAGCTTGTCGTACACCTCCCCAACATTCCTTGCATCGATGGTCAATACCATAGCTTCCCTAACATTTGTAATAGCCGTTGTACTCGG TTTGGAAGTTCTTGATCTACGAAATCCTCGAGGGATGGCAAAAGTTCTCGGTACCTTGATCTCCTTAGCTGGTGCTATGACCATGACACTATACAAGGGGCCTGTAATGAGAAATGTATGGCGTCCTCCAATTCATATTCAAGGGAACACTGCCACCCGCGAGAACTGGTTAAAGGGTTCTCTTCTGACTCTTGCGAGCTGCTTAACATGGTCTATATGGTACATTATGCAG GCATTTACATTAAAAAGATATCCTGCCCAATTGTCACTGACTGCATGGATGAGCTTTTTCGGAGGAGCACAATCAGCCGTCTTCACAGTCATCATAGAACATAAACGAGCTGCTTGGACCGTAGGATTCAACATTGATTTATGGTCGATCATATATGGT GGAGTGGTGGTCTCTGGCTTGATTATTTTCGTTCAACTATGGTGCATGGAAGAAAGAGGACCAGTTTTTGTGACCATGTTTAATCCCCTATCAACAATATTAGTAGCAATTGTAGGATACCTTGTCCTCGGGGAAAGACTCTACATGGGATG CATTCTAGGGGCATTTATCGCCATCATTGGCCTATATATGCTGCTGTGGGGAAAAGATGGTGACCAAGAAGTTCACAGGGATTCCCAAGAGCAAACTTATTCGACTTCCAACGagcaaaaggaaaacaaaacactgATAATTACTTCAGCTCGTAAGGAAGCATCACAATGCGAACCTTAA
- the LOC121247644 gene encoding 1-aminocyclopropane-1-carboxylate oxidase homolog 1-like, which translates to MVITSRDEVAATQKPGYDRASELKAFDNTKAGVKGLVDAGVTEIPRIFHHPPESFEKASVSDDTQVRTIPVIDLQGVIDNDVAKRKEIVERVGAASETWGFFQVVNHGIPVSVLEEMEAGVRRFYEQDTEIKKEFYTRDPMRPVVYNTNFDLYSAPATNWRDTFLCQMAPNPPKSEDLPAACRDILEEYSRQVMKLGILLFELLSEALGLNPNHLNDIDCTEGLALLCHCYPACPQPELTLGASKHSDNDFLSVLLQDHIGGFQIFHQDKWIDVPPMPGALVINIGDLLQLITNDRFKSVEHRVLANRVGPRVSVASFFFTGLRPTTRIYGPIKELLSEDTPPKYRETTVRDYSAYYRGKGLDGTSALTHFRL; encoded by the exons ATGGTTATCACTAGCAGAGATGAAGTTGCAGCCACGCAGAAGCCGGGGTATGACAGAGCAAGCGAGTTGAAGGCTTTTGATAACACGAAAGCCGGTGTAAAAGGACTAGTGGATGCTGGGGTTACTGAGATTCCTCGTATATTCCATCACCCACCGGAAAGCTTTGAAAAGGCCTCAGTATCTGATGACACCCAGGTCAGGACTATTCCTGTCATAGACCTCCAAGGCGTCATCGACAACGATGTCGCAAAACGTAAGGAGATTGTTGAAAGAGTTGGAGCTGCATCAGAGACATGGGGTTTCTTTCAGGTGGTGAATCATGGGATTCCTGTGAGTGTTCTGGAGGAGATGGAGGCAGGTGTGCGTAGGttttatgaacaagatacaGAGATTAAGAAAGAATTTTATACCCGTGACCCCATGAGACCGGTTGTGTACAACACCAACTTTGATCTGTATAGTGCCCCGGCCACCAATTGGAGGGATACTTTTCTTTGTCAAATGGCTCCTAATCCACCCAAGTCAGAAGATCTTCCAGCCGCTTGCAg AGACATACTGGAAGAGTACTCGAGGCAAGTGATGAAGTTGGGGATTTTACTGTTTGAGCTATTATCGGAGGCTCTTGGGCTTAACCCAAACCACCTAAATGATATTGATTGTACTGAGGGGCTTGCACTTCTGTGCCATTGCTATCCGGCTTGCCCACAACCAGAGTTAACATTGGGCGCAAGCAAGCACTCTGATAATGACTTCCTCAGTGTGCTTCTACAAGACCATATTGGTGGCTTCCAAATTTTTCATCAGGACAAGTGGATTGACGTCCCCCCCATGCCAGGGGCTCTTGTGATCAACATTGGAGATCTTCTACAG CTTATAACAAACGATAGGTTCAAAAGCGTTGAACACAGAGTATTGGCGAACCGGGTAGGTCCGAGAGTGTCAGtggcaagtttttttttcacagGTCTTCGGCCAACCACAAGAATTTATGGACCCATCAAGGAGTTATTATCAGAAGACACTCCTCCAAAGTATAGGGAAACTACAGTGAGAGACTACTCTGCATATTACAGGGGAAAGGGCCTTGATGGGACTTCTGCGCTGACGCATTTCAGGCTTTGA
- the LOC121247667 gene encoding uncharacterized protein LOC121247667 has translation MAFVSFVGRVLFASLFILSAYQEFSDFGVDGGPAAKYLGPKFKVLSNHVSSETGLQLPEVQIKHLVVGAIALKGIGGLLFIFGSSLGAYLLLLHQAIATPILYDFYNYDVERKEYTQLFLKFTQNLALLGALLFFIGMKNSMPRRQMRRKAPKTKTV, from the exons ATGGCCTTCGTTTCGTTCGTCGGGAGAGTTCTCTTTGCCTCCCTGTTCATTCTCTCTGCTTATCAAGA GTTCAGCGATTTTGGTGTTGACGGTGGACCAGCAGCAAAATATCTGGGACCAAAATTCAAGGTTCTGTCGAACCATGTGTCATCTGAGACTGGGTTGCAACTGCCGGAAGTTCAA ATTAAACATTTAGTGGTTGGTGCGATAGCATTAAAGGGCATTGGGGGTCTTCTATTCATCTTTGGCAGCTCTCTTGGAGCTTATCTTTTG CTTCTTCATCAAGCAATTGCTACTCCAATACTGTATGACTTCTATAACTACGATGTTGAGAGGAAAGAGTACACTCAACTTTTTCTGAAGTTTACACAG AATTTGGCTTTGTTGGGAGCATTGCTATTCTTCATAGGCATGAAGAACTCAATGCCAAGGAGACAGATGAGGAGAAAGGCTCCCAAAACCAAAACAGTGTGA
- the LOC121247432 gene encoding uncharacterized protein LOC121247432: MGFVSFLGRVLFASLFILAAWKMYNEFGTDGGPAAKELAMKFAVLQKNLSSKLGVRVPDVDVRHLVAINIFMKVIGGVMFVFYSSYAAFLMLFNLALTTPILCDFYNYTPDEPNHHILLYEFLQSMALCGALLFFLGMKNSILKRQRKKKAPKTKTV; this comes from the exons atgGGGTTCGTCTCTTTCTTGGGACGAGTGCTTTTCGCCTCGCTTTTCATTCTCGCCGCCTGGAAAAT GTATAATGAATTTGGTACCGATGGTGGACCCGCTGCAAAGGAGTTGGCTATGAAATTTGCTGTCCTCCAGAAAAATCTATCCTCCAAATTGGGAGTCAGGGTGCCTGATGTTGAT GTTAGACATTTAGTTGCaatcaatatttttatgaaagtgATTGGGGGCGTTATGTTTGTATTTTACAGCTCCTATGCAGCTTTTCTCATG CTCTTCAATTTGGCGCTCACCACTCCAATACTGTGTGATTTCTACAATTATACCCCTGACGAGCCTAATCATCATATacttttatatgaatttttgcAG AGCATGGCACTTTGTGGTGCATTGCTTTTCTTCTTGGGGATGAAGAACTCAATTCTGAAGAGGCAACGGAAGAAGAAGGCTCCCAAGACAAAGACAGTTTAG